From the genome of Flavobacterium ovatum, one region includes:
- the asnS gene encoding asparagine--tRNA ligase has product MRHTKVKDLLNSVSTLQEVNAKGWVRTFRNNQFIALNDGSTINNIQCVVDFENTSDELLKRITTGAAVSVTGALVESKGAGQKYEIQVSTLEILGDSDPEKFPMQPKKHSLEFLRENAHLRVRTNAFGAIMRVRSVLSFAVHSYFQEKGFVYVNTPIITGSDAEGAGEMFKVTALPFDKTPRTEDGKVNYKEDFFGKETNLTVSGQLEGETFAMALGQIYTFGPTFRAENSNTSRHLAEFWMIEPEVAFNDLEDNMDLAEDFIQYVIKYALEKCSEDLKFLEGRLLEEEKSKPQAERSEMALLEKLDFVLKNNFKRVSYTEAIDILRDCTPNKKKKFNYIINEWGADLQSEHERYLVEKHFKCPVILFDYPANIKAFYMRLNDNTEPGKETVRAMDILFPGIGEIVGGSQREERFEVLVKKMKALGIDQEELWWYLDTRKFGSAVHSGFGLGFERLVLFVTGMTNIRDVIPFPRTPGSAEF; this is encoded by the coding sequence ATGAGACATACCAAGGTTAAAGACTTGCTGAACAGCGTATCGACCCTACAGGAAGTAAATGCAAAAGGATGGGTAAGGACTTTTAGAAACAATCAATTTATTGCTTTGAATGATGGTTCGACCATCAACAACATACAATGTGTGGTGGATTTTGAAAATACATCAGACGAATTATTGAAAAGAATCACCACTGGAGCAGCGGTTTCGGTAACGGGAGCTTTGGTCGAAAGTAAAGGTGCAGGACAAAAATATGAGATTCAAGTTTCTACATTAGAAATTCTTGGAGATTCAGACCCTGAGAAATTCCCAATGCAACCTAAGAAACACTCGCTGGAATTTTTGCGTGAAAATGCACATTTACGTGTAAGAACGAATGCTTTTGGAGCGATTATGAGAGTCCGTTCGGTATTATCGTTTGCGGTGCATAGTTATTTTCAGGAAAAAGGTTTTGTGTATGTGAATACGCCAATTATAACAGGTTCTGACGCAGAAGGCGCTGGTGAAATGTTTAAAGTAACTGCTTTGCCATTTGACAAAACGCCAAGAACGGAGGACGGAAAAGTAAATTATAAAGAAGATTTTTTTGGCAAAGAAACCAATTTGACGGTTTCGGGACAATTGGAAGGGGAAACTTTTGCGATGGCTTTGGGTCAGATATATACTTTTGGACCTACTTTTAGAGCGGAAAACTCGAATACTTCTCGTCATTTGGCGGAATTCTGGATGATTGAACCAGAGGTTGCTTTCAATGATTTGGAAGACAACATGGACTTGGCAGAAGATTTTATTCAGTATGTGATTAAATATGCTTTGGAGAAATGTTCGGAGGATTTGAAATTCTTGGAAGGTCGTTTGCTGGAGGAAGAAAAATCAAAACCGCAAGCAGAAAGAAGCGAAATGGCTTTACTTGAGAAATTGGATTTTGTTTTGAAAAATAATTTCAAACGCGTATCTTACACTGAAGCAATCGACATTTTGAGAGATTGTACACCAAACAAAAAGAAAAAATTTAATTATATCATCAATGAATGGGGAGCTGACTTACAGTCGGAACACGAACGTTACTTGGTAGAAAAACATTTTAAATGTCCGGTAATCTTGTTTGATTACCCAGCTAATATCAAAGCATTTTACATGCGTTTGAACGACAATACAGAACCCGGAAAAGAAACTGTTCGTGCCATGGACATCCTATTTCCTGGAATTGGAGAAATTGTAGGTGGCTCACAACGTGAAGAACGCTTTGAGGTTTTGGTCAAAAAAATGAAAGCGCTAGGAATCGACCAAGAGGAATTATGGTGGTACCTTGATACCAGAAAATTTGGTAGTGCGGTACACTCTGGTTTTGGTCTTGGTTTTGAAAGATTAGTACTGTTTGTAACGGGAATGACGAATATTAGAGATGTAATACCTTTCCCGAGAACACCTGGAAGTGCGGAATTTTAA
- the rpoN gene encoding RNA polymerase factor sigma-54, with amino-acid sequence MLKQFLNLKLSQKLSPQQIQLMKLIQLPTQAFEQRLLEEMNENPALETGNEEDEYEKDEFENDDYDEYDDSDDAERIEADDINIDEYLSDDDTPDYKTQANNYSDDDDDRESPIVASVSFHQDLINQLNTFILNEEERQIAEFLVGSIDDMGYIRRSIADLVDDMAFTQGLYTDEVMVEKMLHVIHELEPSGVGARDLQECLLLQLKHRTPTEYVDLAIDIIENQFDAFTKKHYDKLIQKYNVSNEQLKKAVHEIERLNPKPGGSFTGNNKITENVVPDFAIRIVEGELELTLNGRNAPSLHVSKDYQDMLRTYKDSRDKSNDQKDAVQFIKQKLDSAKWFIDAIRQRQETLFVTMNAIMHYQEDFFLEGDETMMKPMILKDIADLVGLDISTISRVANSKYVETPYGTKLIKEFFSEAMKNDQGEDVSTLEIKKILQNIIEEEDKKKPYPDDQLADLLKEKGYPIARRTIAKYREQLDIPVARMRKKI; translated from the coding sequence ATGCTAAAGCAATTCTTAAATTTAAAATTATCACAGAAATTATCTCCACAGCAAATACAGCTGATGAAGTTAATTCAATTGCCAACGCAAGCTTTTGAACAGCGTTTACTGGAAGAAATGAATGAAAATCCAGCCTTAGAAACTGGAAATGAAGAAGATGAATACGAGAAAGACGAGTTCGAAAACGATGATTATGACGAATATGATGATAGTGATGATGCTGAAAGAATTGAAGCAGACGATATCAACATAGATGAATATCTAAGTGACGATGATACTCCTGATTACAAGACCCAAGCCAACAATTACAGTGACGATGACGATGATCGAGAATCTCCAATTGTAGCGTCCGTTAGTTTTCACCAAGATTTAATCAATCAATTAAACACCTTTATCCTCAATGAAGAGGAACGCCAAATTGCTGAATTCCTTGTGGGAAGCATTGACGATATGGGGTACATTCGTAGAAGCATTGCCGACTTGGTTGACGACATGGCCTTTACGCAAGGGCTTTATACAGATGAAGTAATGGTTGAAAAAATGCTTCATGTCATCCACGAACTAGAACCCTCAGGTGTAGGGGCCCGCGACTTACAAGAGTGTTTGTTGTTGCAGTTAAAACATCGTACACCGACTGAATATGTTGATCTAGCAATTGATATTATTGAGAATCAGTTTGATGCTTTCACCAAAAAACATTATGATAAACTAATTCAAAAATACAATGTTTCGAATGAGCAACTTAAAAAAGCAGTTCATGAAATAGAGCGTTTGAATCCTAAACCAGGTGGTTCTTTTACGGGCAATAATAAAATAACAGAGAATGTGGTTCCTGATTTCGCCATTCGTATTGTTGAAGGGGAATTGGAATTGACCCTGAACGGACGTAATGCACCTTCACTACATGTTTCCAAGGATTACCAAGATATGTTACGCACTTACAAAGATTCGCGAGACAAATCGAACGACCAGAAAGATGCCGTTCAGTTTATTAAACAAAAACTAGACTCCGCCAAATGGTTTATAGATGCGATTAGACAGCGTCAAGAAACTTTATTTGTGACCATGAATGCTATCATGCATTATCAAGAAGATTTTTTCTTGGAAGGAGATGAAACCATGATGAAGCCAATGATTTTGAAAGATATTGCGGATTTGGTTGGTTTAGACATTTCGACTATTTCTCGTGTAGCAAATAGTAAATATGTAGAAACTCCATATGGAACCAAATTAATCAAAGAATTTTTCTCTGAAGCCATGAAAAATGACCAAGGCGAAGATGTTTCTACCCTTGAAATCAAAAAAATATTGCAAAATATCATCGAAGAAGAAGACAAGAAGAAACCTTATCCGGATGATCAATTAGCCGATTTACTCAAAGAAAAAGGATACCCTATTGCTAGAAGAACGATTGCAAAATATAGAGAACAATTGGATATACCAGTGGCTAGAATGAGGAAGAAGATTTAG
- a CDS encoding thymidine kinase, with translation MFLENTVNHKEQFGWIEVISGSMFSGKTEELIRRLKRAQFAKQKVEIFKPSIDTRYHDEKVISHDANEFRSTAVPAAANIAILAQGCDVVGIDEAQFFDDEIVTVCNDLANQGIRVIVAGLDMDFKGNPFGPMPALMATAEYVTKVHAVCTRTGNLAHFSFRKNDNDKLVMLGETEEYEPLSRGAYYRAMHPNIEK, from the coding sequence ATGTTTCTCGAAAATACAGTAAATCATAAAGAGCAGTTTGGTTGGATTGAAGTGATAAGTGGTTCGATGTTTTCGGGCAAAACAGAGGAATTAATTCGTCGACTTAAAAGAGCCCAGTTTGCCAAACAAAAAGTGGAAATTTTCAAACCATCCATCGATACAAGGTATCATGATGAAAAAGTAATTTCACATGATGCAAATGAATTTCGTTCTACAGCGGTTCCTGCAGCGGCTAATATTGCGATTTTAGCACAAGGTTGTGATGTTGTAGGAATTGATGAAGCGCAGTTTTTTGACGACGAAATTGTTACGGTTTGCAATGATTTGGCTAATCAAGGTATTCGTGTAATTGTAGCAGGATTAGATATGGATTTCAAAGGTAATCCTTTTGGTCCAATGCCAGCTTTGATGGCTACAGCCGAATATGTAACCAAAGTACATGCGGTATGTACTAGAACAGGAAATTTAGCTCATTTTAGTTTTAGGAAAAATGACAATGATAAATTGGTCATGTTAGGAGAAACTGAAGAGTATGAACCTTTGAGTCGAGGTGCCTATTATCGAGCGATGCATCCTAATATAGAAAAATAG
- the rsmI gene encoding 16S rRNA (cytidine(1402)-2'-O)-methyltransferase, whose translation MAKLFIVPTPIGNLEDMTFRAIRVLKEADLILAEDTRTSGKLLKHFEIGTHMHSHHMHNEHKTVENLIARMKAGETIALISDAGTPAISDPGFLLTRACVENGVTVECLPGATAFVPALVNSGLPNDKFIFEGFLPEKKGRQTRYLELSEETRTMILYVSPHKLLKTLAEFITYFGEDRQICVSRELSKLHEENVRGTAREVLTHFEKTAPRGEIVVVVAGKTIIKEPKKKKFSVEE comes from the coding sequence ATGGCTAAATTATTTATAGTTCCCACTCCTATTGGCAACCTCGAAGACATGACTTTCAGAGCCATTAGAGTGCTCAAAGAAGCAGATTTGATTCTCGCCGAAGATACGCGCACTAGCGGAAAACTCTTAAAACATTTTGAGATTGGCACACACATGCACAGCCATCATATGCATAACGAGCATAAAACCGTTGAAAACTTAATTGCACGAATGAAGGCTGGCGAAACCATCGCCCTAATTTCAGATGCTGGAACTCCTGCTATTTCTGATCCTGGTTTTTTACTCACCCGTGCTTGTGTAGAAAATGGAGTTACGGTAGAATGTTTACCTGGAGCAACTGCCTTTGTCCCTGCTTTAGTAAATAGTGGATTACCCAATGACAAATTTATATTTGAAGGTTTTTTACCTGAAAAAAAAGGAAGACAAACCCGTTATTTAGAATTATCCGAAGAAACAAGAACCATGATTCTTTATGTTTCTCCTCATAAATTATTAAAAACTTTAGCGGAATTCATAACTTACTTTGGCGAAGACCGCCAAATTTGCGTGTCTCGAGAACTATCCAAATTACACGAAGAGAATGTAAGAGGTACTGCTCGCGAAGTACTTACACACTTCGAAAAAACAGCTCCAAGAGGTGAAATAGTAGTAGTCGTAGCTGGCAAAACCATTATCAAAGAACCAAAGAAAAAGAAGTTTTCAGTAGAAGAATAA
- a CDS encoding NAD(P)/FAD-dependent oxidoreductase has protein sequence MTNSKIIIIGGGLAGLTAAYLLHKKGLGVLVLEASSQLGGRIQTVTGITNVTIEMGATWFGEQHPTLLRFLDELELDFFKQHTKGISLFETMSFVPPQKFEIPDSDEPSYRLAGGTSVLIEKLVSKIGLENIKKNTKIIDIKEKGDQIELTDSNGNTYFTPKVIMTLPPNLAVSTIDYDPKLPESFQDLAQNTHTWMGESIKFAVEYVTPFWRNKQYSGALFSHVGIITEMYDHSTFDNKGFALKGFLNGGTNVLTKEERKEKVLTQLVKYFGAEAENHVEYHEKVWKEDPLAFFSYDSLVLAHKNNGHPEYQKSLYNDKLFFAGSETASQNPGYMDGAIVAAQTIISKFE, from the coding sequence ATGACTAATTCCAAAATAATTATTATCGGGGGTGGTTTGGCTGGATTAACAGCTGCCTACTTATTGCATAAAAAAGGATTGGGAGTTCTAGTTTTGGAAGCAAGTAGTCAACTAGGAGGGCGAATTCAAACTGTAACCGGTATAACCAATGTTACAATAGAAATGGGAGCTACTTGGTTTGGGGAACAACACCCTACATTGTTACGATTCCTTGATGAATTAGAATTAGATTTTTTTAAACAGCATACGAAAGGTATTTCTTTATTTGAAACTATGTCCTTCGTGCCTCCACAAAAATTTGAAATTCCAGATTCTGATGAACCTTCTTATCGCTTAGCAGGAGGTACATCTGTATTAATTGAAAAATTAGTATCAAAAATTGGTTTGGAAAACATTAAGAAAAACACAAAAATAATTGACATCAAAGAAAAGGGCGACCAAATAGAGCTCACAGATTCTAATGGAAATACTTATTTTACTCCAAAAGTAATAATGACGTTACCTCCCAATTTGGCAGTTAGTACGATTGACTATGATCCAAAACTACCTGAATCATTTCAGGATTTAGCTCAAAACACGCATACTTGGATGGGCGAATCTATAAAATTTGCTGTAGAATATGTGACTCCTTTTTGGAGAAACAAACAGTACTCGGGCGCATTGTTTAGCCATGTCGGGATTATTACCGAAATGTATGACCATAGTACGTTTGACAATAAAGGCTTCGCTTTAAAAGGTTTTCTCAATGGCGGAACTAATGTTCTAACCAAAGAAGAACGAAAAGAAAAAGTACTTACACAGTTAGTTAAATACTTTGGTGCTGAAGCAGAAAACCATGTAGAATATCACGAAAAAGTTTGGAAGGAAGACCCACTTGCTTTTTTCTCATACGATAGCTTGGTACTGGCACATAAAAACAATGGACACCCAGAATATCAAAAGTCTTTATACAATGATAAGCTGTTTTTTGCTGGCTCTGAAACTGCCTCTCAAAATCCTGGCTATATGGATGGAGCAATTGTAGCAGCCCAAACAATAATTTCAAAATTCGAATAA
- a CDS encoding HopJ type III effector protein, translating into MTLAIFLDQLNKTPKSIVFTDTIAIIEENYNFTPTAFQNGNTHNAVGTNSGSCKLFAFAKAQNLTQEQTLTCFGAYYFEEVLGDPQGNNHQNIRNFMVSGWDGIQFEGEALELK; encoded by the coding sequence ATGACACTAGCCATTTTTTTAGATCAACTAAATAAGACCCCAAAATCAATTGTATTTACAGATACCATTGCTATAATTGAAGAAAATTACAACTTTACTCCAACTGCTTTTCAAAATGGAAACACACATAATGCTGTAGGAACAAATTCAGGTTCTTGTAAATTATTTGCTTTCGCAAAAGCACAAAATTTGACTCAAGAACAAACCCTAACTTGTTTTGGTGCTTATTATTTTGAAGAAGTTCTAGGAGATCCTCAAGGAAACAACCATCAAAATATTAGAAATTTTATGGTTTCAGGCTGGGATGGTATTCAGTTTGAAGGGGAAGCTTTAGAATTAAAATAA
- the recJ gene encoding single-stranded-DNA-specific exonuclease RecJ has product MRWTIKPKPSQEKIQHLAQALNVEEFVATLLVQRGIETFEEAKVFFRPSLSHLHDPYLMKDMDKAVHRIEQAIANQERILVFGDYDVDGTTAVSLVSSYLKTYYPDVATYIPDRYLEGYGVSFKGIDFAKDNGFSLIIALDCGIKSIEHVAYAKEKNIDFIICDHHRPGDQLPDAVAVLDPKRDDCSYPYDELCGCGVGFKLIQALGINKNQTIDDLIPYLDLVATAIAADIVPMTGENRVLTYFGLQVINSNPRPGIKALVHQVKKQTLDITDVVFIIAPRINAAGRIKHGNHAVELLTEFDFEQAQQFASEIEQYNTDRKGLDQQITKEALNQIVTNNEEECFSTVVFQEDWHKGVIGIVASRLIETHYRPTLVFTKSGEKYAASARSVKGFDVYNALEACAEHLEQFGGHMYAAGMTLQAENYSIFKAAFEKQVQETILPEQRIPEIEVDAEIDFDNISPKFIRILKQFEPFGPLNMTPVFLSKNVIDTGYAKKMGKDDEHIRLFVKQNNSGGIASIGFGLGKKMEVISNQKPFEAVYCVDENEWNGNITTQLRLKDIRA; this is encoded by the coding sequence ATGCGGTGGACCATTAAACCCAAACCTTCCCAAGAAAAAATTCAGCATTTGGCACAAGCCTTAAATGTGGAAGAATTTGTAGCTACATTATTAGTACAACGTGGCATTGAGACTTTTGAAGAAGCTAAAGTTTTCTTTCGCCCGTCGTTGAGCCATTTACACGATCCGTATTTGATGAAAGACATGGACAAAGCCGTCCATAGAATTGAACAGGCAATTGCTAATCAAGAACGCATTCTTGTTTTTGGAGATTATGATGTGGATGGAACAACGGCGGTTTCCTTAGTTTCTTCCTACCTAAAAACCTATTATCCCGATGTTGCCACTTATATTCCTGACCGATATTTAGAAGGTTATGGTGTTTCCTTCAAAGGAATTGATTTTGCCAAAGACAATGGATTCTCACTAATCATCGCTTTGGATTGTGGTATAAAATCCATCGAACATGTAGCATATGCCAAAGAAAAAAACATAGACTTTATCATTTGTGACCACCACAGGCCAGGTGACCAATTGCCAGATGCTGTTGCTGTTTTAGATCCAAAACGAGACGACTGCTCCTACCCTTATGACGAATTATGTGGTTGTGGCGTAGGTTTCAAATTGATTCAAGCCTTAGGAATAAATAAAAACCAAACAATAGACGATTTAATCCCTTATCTAGATTTGGTTGCTACTGCCATCGCTGCAGACATTGTTCCTATGACAGGAGAGAATAGGGTATTGACTTACTTTGGTTTACAAGTAATTAATAGCAATCCTCGACCAGGAATTAAAGCATTAGTGCATCAAGTCAAAAAACAAACTCTCGACATTACGGATGTAGTTTTTATTATTGCTCCAAGAATAAACGCTGCTGGCCGAATCAAACATGGCAATCATGCAGTGGAATTGTTAACCGAATTTGACTTTGAACAGGCCCAGCAATTTGCTTCAGAGATTGAGCAATACAATACCGATCGCAAAGGACTGGATCAACAAATCACGAAAGAGGCCTTGAACCAGATTGTAACAAACAACGAAGAAGAATGTTTTTCAACAGTTGTTTTTCAAGAAGATTGGCACAAAGGAGTTATAGGAATTGTAGCTTCTCGATTGATAGAAACTCATTATCGTCCAACTTTAGTTTTCACTAAAAGTGGTGAAAAATATGCAGCTTCAGCTCGTTCTGTAAAAGGATTTGATGTTTACAATGCACTCGAAGCTTGTGCGGAACATTTAGAGCAATTTGGCGGACATATGTACGCCGCAGGAATGACTTTACAAGCCGAAAATTACTCCATTTTCAAAGCGGCATTTGAAAAACAAGTACAAGAAACTATTTTACCAGAGCAACGCATCCCTGAAATTGAAGTCGATGCCGAAATTGACTTTGATAATATCAGCCCGAAATTCATTCGAATATTGAAACAATTCGAACCTTTTGGTCCACTAAATATGACACCCGTTTTCTTGAGCAAAAATGTTATTGACACGGGTTATGCTAAAAAAATGGGCAAAGATGACGAACATATCAGACTATTTGTCAAACAAAATAATTCTGGAGGAATTGCCTCCATTGGTTTTGGATTGGGTAAAAAAATGGAAGTAATCTCCAATCAAAAACCCTTTGAAGCGGTTTATTGTGTAGACGAAAACGAGTGGAACGGAAACATTACTACCCAACTACGATTAAAAGATATTAGAGCATGA
- a CDS encoding MFS transporter, whose protein sequence is MSFEKIKKDPYEALRYKEFNTFLLVRFAMVFAWSMQFIVIEWQVYSITKDPLSLGLIGLMEVIPAVSMALFAGHIVDQKEKKGMLLKCILAFSVISFGLFLLTWPTVIADYNIETILYAIYFMVFLGGLVRAFIGPTIFSLLSLIVPKKVYPNAATWSSSVWQIGSVVGPAIAGFSIHLIGVHWSMCSVFICSIIALLGLSQIERKPILNPKIGEPIMQSLGEGIRFVFNNKTVLGAITLDMVSVLFGGAVALLPVFAQDILKVGPEGFGFLRAAPAVGAFLTMLVTAYVPLNTNAGIKLLAAIFGFGVSIIVFGLSTIFWVSLLALFLSGVFDGISVVIRQTILFLKTPDNMRGRVSAVNSMFVGSSNELGAFESGLTARLMGTVTAVVFGGSMTLLVVILTGSFSPTFRKLDLTDEMNTKEEA, encoded by the coding sequence ATGAGTTTTGAAAAAATAAAGAAAGACCCTTACGAAGCCTTACGGTACAAAGAATTCAATACCTTTTTACTAGTCAGATTTGCAATGGTATTTGCTTGGTCGATGCAATTTATTGTTATCGAATGGCAGGTATATAGTATTACTAAAGATCCATTGTCATTAGGATTAATAGGATTAATGGAAGTGATTCCGGCCGTTTCAATGGCACTATTTGCAGGACATATAGTGGATCAAAAAGAAAAGAAAGGCATGTTATTGAAGTGTATTTTGGCATTTTCAGTGATTAGTTTTGGCTTGTTTTTATTGACTTGGCCTACAGTAATTGCAGATTACAACATTGAAACTATTCTTTACGCCATTTATTTCATGGTGTTTTTAGGTGGATTAGTGCGTGCCTTTATTGGTCCCACTATCTTTTCCCTTTTATCCTTAATCGTTCCTAAAAAAGTATATCCCAATGCCGCTACTTGGAGTAGTTCGGTTTGGCAAATTGGTTCCGTTGTTGGACCGGCAATAGCCGGATTTTCGATTCATTTAATTGGAGTACATTGGTCTATGTGTTCCGTATTTATTTGTTCGATTATAGCTTTATTAGGATTATCCCAAATAGAGCGAAAACCTATTTTGAACCCCAAGATTGGCGAACCCATAATGCAAAGTTTGGGTGAAGGAATCAGATTTGTATTTAATAATAAAACCGTACTGGGTGCCATCACACTTGACATGGTATCCGTACTTTTTGGAGGAGCAGTGGCGTTATTACCTGTTTTTGCCCAAGATATTTTAAAAGTGGGCCCTGAAGGTTTTGGTTTTTTAAGAGCAGCTCCAGCAGTGGGGGCTTTTTTGACTATGCTGGTTACTGCTTATGTTCCTTTGAATACTAATGCTGGTATCAAACTGCTGGCCGCCATTTTTGGTTTTGGAGTTAGCATCATTGTATTTGGACTATCTACCATTTTTTGGGTATCACTTTTGGCTTTGTTTTTAAGTGGTGTATTTGATGGAATTTCAGTTGTGATACGCCAGACTATACTTTTCTTAAAAACTCCTGACAACATGCGTGGCCGAGTATCTGCCGTAAATTCAATGTTTGTAGGTTCTTCTAATGAATTAGGCGCATTTGAAAGTGGATTAACTGCTAGATTGATGGGAACTGTAACCGCTGTTGTTTTTGGTGGGAGCATGACACTTTTAGTTGTTATCTTGACAGGCTCATTTTCTCCCACTTTTAGAAAGCTGGACTTAACCGATGAAATGAATACTAAGGAAGAGGCCTAA
- a CDS encoding glycosyltransferase family 9 protein: protein MSFKIYINIIRRKITHGLTKYIGTTKGNQNFDTSSKAIFKNVLINRPNNRLGNLLLITPLVQEINDTFPDCKIDLFVRGGLAPIIFKNYKTVDNYVILPRKPFNEIFKYILVWFKLKKKNYDLVLNIDQGSSSGRLSTQLANSNFKFFGEENETVKNKFSDYNHFAKFPVYEFRHYLEQLGHPNPDKAVPSLNIKLSETEIKDAKTILDTLVPNDKKTISIFTFATGTKCYSTEWWSTFYEKLKNAFPDYNIVEVLPVENVSQIDFKATTFYSKDVREIAALIANTSLFIGADSGIMHLASTSQKPVLGLFSVTSAQKYGPYGNGSVAVDTDLFDADAIIKTAKKQLSL from the coding sequence ATGAGTTTTAAAATATATATAAATATTATCCGCCGAAAAATCACACATGGTTTAACCAAATATATTGGAACTACAAAAGGAAATCAAAATTTTGACACTAGTTCTAAAGCTATATTTAAAAATGTGCTAATCAATCGACCAAATAATCGTTTAGGAAACCTACTATTAATCACACCACTAGTTCAAGAAATTAATGACACTTTCCCAGATTGTAAAATTGATTTATTTGTAAGAGGCGGACTAGCGCCAATTATTTTTAAAAACTATAAAACCGTTGATAATTATGTTATACTACCTCGAAAACCTTTTAATGAAATCTTTAAATACATTTTAGTTTGGTTTAAACTAAAAAAGAAAAATTACGATTTGGTTCTTAATATCGATCAGGGATCATCATCAGGACGATTATCCACTCAGTTGGCGAATTCTAATTTTAAGTTTTTTGGAGAAGAAAATGAAACAGTCAAAAATAAATTTTCAGATTATAATCACTTTGCAAAATTCCCTGTCTATGAATTTAGACATTATTTAGAACAGTTGGGACACCCTAACCCAGACAAAGCCGTTCCTTCTTTGAACATAAAACTTAGCGAAACTGAAATTAAAGACGCTAAAACAATTTTGGATACTTTGGTGCCAAATGATAAAAAAACCATCAGCATCTTTACTTTCGCCACTGGCACAAAATGTTATTCTACTGAATGGTGGAGTACTTTTTACGAAAAACTAAAAAATGCTTTTCCTGACTATAACATCGTCGAAGTTTTGCCCGTTGAAAATGTATCGCAAATTGACTTTAAGGCAACTACTTTTTACAGTAAAGATGTACGGGAAATCGCTGCCTTAATCGCAAACACTTCTCTTTTTATTGGTGCCGATAGTGGTATTATGCACTTAGCAAGTACGTCACAAAAACCTGTTTTAGGACTTTTTTCGGTAACTAGTGCACAAAAATACGGCCCTTATGGTAATGGTAGTGTAGCCGTAGACACCGATCTATTTGACGCCGACGCTATTATTAAGACTGCAAAAAAGCAACTTAGTCTATAA
- a CDS encoding UDP-2,3-diacylglucosamine diphosphatase, whose protein sequence is MLLANNKKIYFASDQHFGAPTAELSLPREKKFVAWLDEIKQDAEAIFLLGDLFDFWFEYKTVVPKGFVRVLGKLAEIRDSGIPIYFFVGNHDLWMRDYFETELNIPVYYDNQEFKFCGKTFLIGHGDGKGPGDLGYKRMKKVFVHPFSKWLFGWLHPDIGVGLAQYLSVKNKMISGESDVKFLGEDKEWLILYAKRKLETKHYNYLIFGHRHLPMIKSVGENAEYVNLGDWISYFTYGVFDGENFEIKEYV, encoded by the coding sequence ATGCTATTAGCCAATAATAAAAAAATATATTTTGCCTCCGATCAACATTTTGGAGCACCAACAGCCGAGTTAAGTTTGCCACGCGAAAAGAAGTTTGTCGCTTGGTTGGACGAAATTAAACAAGATGCTGAGGCGATTTTTCTATTAGGCGATTTATTTGATTTTTGGTTCGAATATAAAACCGTAGTTCCCAAAGGTTTTGTACGTGTTTTAGGCAAATTAGCCGAAATACGTGATAGTGGGATTCCAATTTACTTTTTTGTGGGAAATCATGATTTATGGATGCGTGATTACTTTGAAACCGAATTGAATATCCCGGTTTACTATGACAATCAAGAATTTAAGTTTTGTGGAAAAACCTTTCTAATTGGTCATGGAGATGGTAAAGGTCCCGGAGATTTAGGATACAAACGCATGAAAAAAGTATTTGTACACCCGTTTTCCAAATGGCTTTTTGGTTGGTTACACCCAGATATTGGGGTAGGTTTGGCGCAATATTTATCGGTTAAAAATAAAATGATTTCAGGCGAATCGGACGTCAAATTCTTAGGTGAAGATAAAGAATGGCTCATCTTATATGCTAAACGAAAACTGGAAACAAAGCACTATAATTATCTTATTTTTGGTCACCGTCATTTGCCTATGATTAAATCAGTAGGCGAGAATGCGGAGTATGTAAACTTAGGAGATTGGATTTCTTATTTTACCTACGGCGTTTTTGATGGTGAAAATTTTGAAATTAAAGAATACGTTTAA